A genome region from Schaalia sp. 19OD2882 includes the following:
- the thrC gene encoding threonine synthase: MRYLSTRHTPGQSGESFCDILLEGLAPDGGLYLPETYPQVDADTRARWRTLLAEQGYAALAAEVLALFVDDIPREDLQAICARAYRTPAFSHPDIVPVTEVEDGLWVAHLSNGPTAAFKDMAMQLLGELFEYELGRRGNWLTIVGATSGDTGSSAEYALRGRQGLSVVMLTPAGRMTAFQRAQMYSLPDPNIINVAVDGVFDDCQDLVKAVNMDADFKQEWHIGAVNSINWARVVAQVAYYVATWLRVSGQVAPRTGADADTMTISVCVPSANFGNVCAAHIARSMGIPLDTLVVATNENDVLDEFFRTGVYRPRPGSETLATSSPSMDISKASNFERFVHDLLGGDSQRVAELFGKQLERDGAIDLSDAPEFARVRSDFGFVSGSSSHADRLAQIARVEAEDDYLLDPHTADGVHVARQWKRRVEGPMVVMETALPVKFAETIHEATGHLPPVPERFQGIEDAHQRVVDLDNDVEALKELIATRVRPGA; encoded by the coding sequence ATGCGCTACCTGTCGACCCGGCACACCCCCGGCCAGTCCGGCGAGTCCTTCTGCGACATCCTGTTGGAGGGCCTTGCCCCGGACGGCGGACTCTACCTGCCAGAGACGTATCCGCAGGTGGATGCCGACACGCGCGCAAGATGGCGGACCCTGTTGGCCGAACAGGGCTACGCGGCACTGGCCGCCGAGGTGCTGGCCCTCTTCGTCGACGACATTCCCCGCGAGGATCTGCAGGCCATCTGCGCGCGCGCCTACCGCACCCCCGCCTTCAGCCACCCGGACATCGTGCCCGTCACCGAAGTGGAGGACGGGCTGTGGGTGGCCCACCTGTCCAATGGCCCCACTGCCGCCTTCAAGGACATGGCGATGCAGCTGCTGGGGGAACTCTTCGAATACGAGTTGGGGCGACGCGGCAACTGGCTGACCATTGTGGGCGCCACCAGCGGTGACACCGGGTCGTCCGCCGAATACGCGCTGCGCGGCCGCCAGGGTTTGTCGGTTGTCATGCTGACTCCCGCGGGTCGGATGACGGCCTTCCAGAGGGCCCAGATGTACTCCCTGCCGGATCCGAACATCATCAACGTGGCCGTGGACGGCGTCTTCGACGACTGTCAGGACCTGGTCAAGGCCGTGAACATGGACGCCGACTTCAAGCAGGAGTGGCACATCGGCGCCGTCAACTCCATCAACTGGGCGCGGGTCGTTGCCCAGGTCGCCTACTACGTGGCCACGTGGCTGAGGGTCTCCGGTCAGGTGGCGCCCCGTACGGGTGCGGACGCCGACACGATGACGATCTCCGTGTGTGTGCCCAGCGCCAACTTCGGCAATGTGTGCGCCGCCCACATTGCCCGTTCCATGGGAATCCCCCTTGACACACTCGTGGTGGCCACGAATGAGAACGACGTCCTGGACGAGTTCTTCCGCACGGGTGTGTACCGGCCTCGTCCGGGCAGTGAAACCTTGGCGACCTCCTCCCCGTCGATGGACATTTCGAAGGCCTCCAACTTCGAGCGTTTCGTCCACGACCTGTTGGGTGGGGACTCCCAGCGGGTCGCGGAGCTCTTCGGCAAGCAGCTGGAGCGCGACGGGGCCATCGACTTGTCCGATGCACCGGAGTTCGCGCGGGTGCGAAGCGACTTCGGGTTCGTCTCGGGCTCGTCCTCACATGCCGATCGCTTGGCGCAGATCGCGCGGGTCGAGGCCGAGGACGACTACTTGTTGGACCCGCACACCGCCGACGGAGTGCACGTGGCGCGGCAGTGGAAGAGGCGCGTGGAGGGGCCGATGGTCGTCATGGAGACGGCACTGCCGGTCAAGTTCGCCGAGACCATCCACGAGGCCACCGGCCACCTGCCGCCTGTGCCCGAGCGCTTCCAGGGCATCGAGGACGCGCACCAGAGGGTCGTCGACCTGGACAATGACGTGGAGGCACTCAAAGAGTTGATCGCCACCCGGGTGCGTCCCGGCGCCTGA
- the ispF gene encoding 2-C-methyl-D-erythritol 2,4-cyclodiphosphate synthase, with product MSDSRIPFRVGQAIDVHAFATDPQAVQDKTLMLACLEWPGETPLEGHSDGDVAAHAACDALLGASGLGEMGTVFGTDRPQWHGASGEAFLREVVRMLDQEGWAIGNVTVQVIGRRPRMAARLPEACARMSGIVGAPVQVSATTTDGLGFTGRGEGLAAIAGALVVRR from the coding sequence ATGAGTGACTCCCGCATTCCCTTCCGCGTCGGCCAAGCCATCGACGTGCACGCCTTCGCCACGGACCCGCAGGCCGTACAGGACAAGACCCTCATGTTGGCGTGCCTGGAGTGGCCGGGAGAAACCCCTCTGGAGGGTCACTCCGACGGGGACGTGGCCGCGCACGCCGCCTGCGACGCACTGCTGGGGGCCTCCGGCCTGGGTGAAATGGGCACCGTCTTCGGCACGGATCGGCCGCAATGGCACGGGGCCTCGGGCGAGGCCTTCCTGCGCGAGGTCGTCCGTATGCTCGACCAGGAGGGTTGGGCCATCGGCAATGTCACCGTGCAGGTCATCGGCAGGCGTCCTCGCATGGCCGCTCGCCTGCCCGAGGCCTGCGCCCGGATGAGTGGGATCGTCGGTGCCCCGGTCCAGGTGAGTGCGACGACCACCGACGGTCTGGGGTTCACCGGGCGGGGCGAGGGTTTGGCGGCGATTGCCGGCGCCCTGGTCGTCCGCCGCTGA
- the cysS gene encoding cysteine--tRNA ligase, translated as MTLHLHDSKTARLRRLDPVTPGRVGIYLCGATVQGAPHVGHLRSAVAFDTMVRWLRRGGLDVTYVRNVTDIDDKILTKSAEAGAPWWAWAHRFELEFDRAYRTLGLLPPSIAPRATGHIPDQIDLVRRLVERGHAYDDGHGNVYFDVHSLPDYGSLTRQRLEDMRTTEDDAQIDAAVEAGKRDLRDFALWKAAKPTEPATASWDSPWGRGRPGWHLECSAMSRRYLGDEFDIHGGGIDLRFPHHENEQAQSHGAGWGFARLWVHNAWVTTKGEKMSKSLGNVLSLESLTAEHPAVAVRWALSTVHHRSAIEWGPETLPAAAAAWAKFSGFVARSIDVAGEADLDEVALAPSDLPAGFSSAMDDDLNVAGAVAVLHEHVKLGNSAIDAGDVTAVRREQVLVRSMLDVMGLDPASAQWRSGLGLGVGVGSAEREALDALVQAIVGERAQARAAKDWARADALRDRLAAVGIVLEDGRDGASWHLA; from the coding sequence ATGACCCTGCACCTGCACGACTCCAAGACCGCACGGCTCCGGAGACTCGATCCGGTCACCCCGGGACGCGTCGGGATCTATCTGTGCGGCGCCACGGTGCAGGGCGCGCCCCATGTGGGCCACCTGCGCAGCGCAGTCGCCTTCGACACGATGGTCCGCTGGCTGCGCCGAGGAGGCCTGGACGTCACCTACGTGCGCAACGTGACCGACATCGACGACAAGATCCTCACCAAGTCCGCCGAGGCCGGGGCCCCTTGGTGGGCATGGGCCCACCGCTTCGAGCTGGAATTCGACCGGGCCTACCGGACCCTCGGCCTGCTGCCCCCCTCCATCGCGCCGCGCGCCACCGGCCACATACCCGACCAGATCGACTTGGTCCGCCGCCTGGTCGAACGGGGCCACGCCTACGACGACGGGCACGGCAATGTCTACTTCGACGTGCACTCCCTGCCCGACTACGGCTCACTGACCCGCCAGCGACTGGAGGACATGCGCACCACCGAGGACGACGCGCAGATCGACGCGGCAGTCGAGGCCGGAAAGCGCGACCTTCGGGACTTCGCCCTGTGGAAGGCCGCCAAACCCACCGAACCCGCCACTGCCTCCTGGGATTCGCCCTGGGGGAGGGGCAGGCCCGGCTGGCACCTGGAATGCTCGGCCATGAGCAGGCGCTACCTAGGTGACGAGTTCGACATCCACGGCGGCGGCATCGACCTGCGTTTCCCCCACCACGAGAATGAACAGGCGCAGTCGCACGGCGCAGGCTGGGGATTCGCGCGCTTGTGGGTCCACAATGCGTGGGTGACCACCAAGGGCGAGAAGATGTCGAAGTCGCTGGGAAATGTCTTGTCGCTGGAATCGTTGACCGCCGAGCATCCGGCGGTGGCCGTGCGCTGGGCGCTGTCCACCGTCCATCACCGCAGTGCCATCGAATGGGGGCCCGAGACCCTGCCGGCAGCGGCCGCCGCGTGGGCGAAGTTCTCCGGCTTCGTCGCGCGTTCGATCGACGTTGCGGGCGAGGCCGACCTTGACGAGGTCGCCCTGGCGCCCTCCGACCTGCCTGCGGGATTCAGTTCTGCCATGGACGACGACCTCAATGTCGCAGGCGCTGTGGCGGTTCTCCACGAACATGTGAAGCTGGGCAATTCTGCCATCGACGCCGGTGACGTGACGGCGGTGCGGCGCGAGCAGGTGCTGGTGCGCTCGATGTTGGACGTCATGGGTCTGGATCCTGCTTCGGCCCAGTGGAGGTCGGGTCTGGGACTCGGAGTGGGAGTGGGCTCTGCCGAGCGCGAGGCCCTCGATGCCTTGGTGCAGGCCATCGTCGGTGAACGCGCCCAAGCGCGTGCCGCAAAGGACTGGGCGCGCGCGGACGCCCTGCGCGACCGCCTGGCGGCCGTGGGGATCGTCCTGGAGGACGGACGTGACGGGGCCAGCTGGCACTTGGCGTGA
- a CDS encoding MFS transporter, translating to MSDSAAHAGAPAPQAAPAKRKLLTRRVVEWSLWDWGSAAFNAVATTFVFSSYLTTDGNFTDEATASSHLSLGLTLAGLVIAALAPITGQRADRRGKGGVWLAWFTGMVVLCLLAMFFIYPQSPLGATNALWLGIGLLGLGNIFFEFASVSYNAMLNHIAHKEDMGRVSGIGWGAGYLGGIVLLLITYVGFISPEVGWFGVTGENSMNVRVTMLTAALWFAVFSLPVILHPPKPSRIDRATATSKESLLDSYRMLWATVRSLRREAPHTLFFLIASAVFRDGMAGVFTYGAIIGKTVFDFSAGDILIFAIAANVVAGVATFAFGFLDDLLGPKWVIVIALVSMIASGTGIFILHERGPIVFWILGLILSVFVGPVQSASRSLLARMIPNGREGEIFGLYATTGRAVSFMAPAMYLLSLTLGALVMGAGVEYTHWGILGIVTVLAAGLALTLPVKVEAAHLNHMAE from the coding sequence ATGTCCGACTCCGCAGCGCACGCGGGCGCACCCGCCCCTCAGGCCGCGCCGGCCAAACGCAAGCTGCTGACCCGTCGAGTCGTCGAATGGTCCCTGTGGGACTGGGGCTCGGCGGCATTCAATGCGGTGGCCACCACCTTCGTCTTCTCCAGTTACCTGACCACGGACGGCAACTTCACCGACGAAGCCACCGCGTCCTCGCACCTGTCCCTTGGCCTGACACTGGCGGGACTGGTCATTGCCGCACTGGCCCCCATCACCGGACAGCGTGCGGACCGGCGCGGCAAGGGCGGAGTCTGGCTGGCCTGGTTCACGGGGATGGTCGTCCTGTGCCTGCTGGCCATGTTCTTCATCTACCCGCAGAGCCCCTTGGGAGCCACCAACGCCCTGTGGCTGGGCATCGGCCTGCTGGGTCTTGGCAACATCTTCTTCGAATTCGCCTCCGTCAGCTACAACGCGATGCTCAACCACATCGCCCACAAGGAGGACATGGGCCGCGTGTCCGGGATCGGTTGGGGTGCCGGCTACCTGGGAGGCATCGTCCTGCTGCTCATCACCTACGTCGGTTTCATCTCTCCCGAGGTCGGCTGGTTCGGGGTGACGGGCGAGAACAGCATGAACGTGCGTGTCACCATGCTCACCGCAGCCCTGTGGTTCGCCGTGTTCTCCCTGCCGGTGATCCTTCACCCGCCCAAGCCTTCCCGGATCGACAGGGCCACCGCCACGTCCAAGGAGAGCCTGCTGGACTCCTATCGGATGCTCTGGGCCACTGTGCGCTCCCTGCGCAGGGAAGCGCCGCACACGCTGTTCTTCCTGATCGCCTCGGCCGTCTTCCGCGACGGCATGGCAGGAGTGTTCACCTACGGGGCGATCATTGGAAAGACTGTCTTCGACTTCAGCGCGGGCGACATCCTCATCTTCGCCATTGCCGCCAATGTGGTGGCGGGTGTGGCCACCTTCGCCTTCGGCTTCCTGGACGACCTGCTCGGACCCAAGTGGGTCATCGTCATCGCCTTGGTGTCGATGATCGCCTCGGGCACGGGCATCTTCATCCTGCACGAGAGGGGCCCGATCGTCTTCTGGATCCTGGGGCTGATCCTGTCCGTCTTCGTGGGGCCCGTGCAGTCGGCCTCGCGCTCACTGCTGGCCCGTATGATCCCCAATGGCCGCGAGGGCGAGATCTTCGGCCTGTACGCCACGACCGGACGCGCCGTGTCCTTCATGGCGCCCGCCATGTACCTGCTCTCCCTGACCCTGGGCGCCCTGGTCATGGGCGCCGGGGTCGAGTACACCCACTGGGGCATCCTCGGCATCGTCACGGTGCTGGCGGCGGGTCTGGCGTTGACTCTGCCGGTCAAGGTCGAGGCCGCCCACCTGAACCACATGGCGGAGTGA